Part of the Oncorhynchus masou masou isolate Uvic2021 chromosome 24, UVic_Omas_1.1, whole genome shotgun sequence genome is shown below.
GAAAGCTCTCTGGGCAATGTCATACTAACAGACAGTCACTGCATTTCAAGCTGGAGTTTTATTTTGAGTGGATAAAAAGTGAGAATTGAGTAAAGTTGATGCTGTTTATACAGGTATAAAACAATGCATCATGCAAGCAAGCACACACAGGCATGCTCGCTAACACACACGctcacaagcacacacaggcatgctcgctaacacacatgctcacaagcacacacaggcATGCTCGCTAACACACACGCCACATGGTCACAAGCACACACAGGCATGCTCGCTAACACACATGctcacaagcacacacaggcatgctcgctaacacacacgctcacaagcacacacaggcatgctcgctaacacacatgctcacaagcacacacaggcatgctcgctaacacacatgctcacaagcacacacaggcATGCTCGCTAACACACACGCCACATGGTCACAAGCACACACAGGCATGCTCGCTAACACACATGctcacaagcacacacaggcatgctcgctaacacacatgctcacaagcacacacaggcatgctcgctaacacacatgctcacaagcacacacaggcATGCTCGCTAACACACACGCTCACATGGTCACACAGGCATGCTCGCTAACACACATGctcacaagcacacacaggcatgctcgctaacacacatgctcacaagcacacacaggcATGCTCGCTAACACACACGCTCACATGGTCACACAGGCATGCTCGCTAACACACATGctcacaagcacacacaggcATGCTCGCTAACACACACGCTCACATGGTCACAAGCACACACAGGCCTGCTCGCTAACACACACGCTCACATGGTCACACAGGCATGCTCGCTAACACACATGctcacaagcacacacaggcATGCTCGCTAACACACACGCTCACATGGTCACAAGCACACACAGGCATGCTCACTCTCACGCATGCTCACATGGTCACAAGCACACACAGGCATGCTCGCTAACACACACGCTCACATGGTCACAAGCACACACAGGCATGCTCGTTAACACACACGCTCACATGGTCACAAGCACACACAGGCATGCTCGCTAACACACATGctcacaagcacacacaggcATGCTCGCTAACACACACGCTCACATGGTCACATAGGCATGCTCGCTAACACACATGctcacaagcacacacaggcatgctcgctaacacacacgctcacatggtcacaagcacacacaggcctgctcactaacacacacgctcacaagcacacacaggcatgctcgctaacacacatgctcacaagcacacacaggcATGCTCGCTAACACACACGCTCACATGGTCACAAGCACACACAGGCCTGCTCGCTAACACACATGCTTACAAGCACACACAGGCATGCTCGCTCTCACGCATGCTCACATGGTCACAAGCACACACAGGCATGCTCGCTAACACACACGctcacaagcacacacaggcatgctcgctaacacacacgctcacatggtcacaagcacacacaggcatgctcgctaacacacacactcacatggtcACAAGCACACACAGTCATGCTCGCAAACACACATGCTCACATGGTCACAAGCACACACAGGCATGCTCGCTAACACACACGCTCACATGGTCACAAGCACACACAGTCATGCTCGCAAACACACATGCTCACATGGTCACAAGCACACACGTTCGTCTgctcgcacacacacgcgcacacacacccgcgcacacacacacacacacacgcacacacacacactgaaacctaTAATTACACCAGCTAAAGTCTCAGCATTGATGTGCTGACTGCTGACATCATGCAGTGTAATGTAACTGCTCTCACCCTCTGCGCTGGTTTCATCAGCACCTTATTAAGACTATTTCAGACCTCAGtcagagtaataccaggtcaaTTGGACCTGAtggacaacagacagagagcatAGTTCTACTAAAGCTCCCAGCTGGACTAGGCATTAAAGAACAGCAGTTGGACAGGTGGTAGGAATACTCGAGAGAAGTGCACACATAGTAGCCTACCTCTACAGTACTTTAAACTTGTTCCACTTTGGAAACACACACCCATACGTGCACCACCATGCTCATTGGCCAATGCTTGTAAAATGCTATATTTTCTGGTTGTTACATTTTGTCACCATTCGTTCATTAGGCTCTGCATTCGGCAAATGTATGTTTTTCTCATATAAAATGATCATGATTGCTTCGATTTGATCTCTTCAGCATCACTGTATTACCATTTTGCACAACTGATTTGATTCTTGACAATAGTTCCATTGTTGGTATGTGAATTCTAGCTCTTTGTTCCACCTGTAACCCAACACCTGAGAATGTTAAGAagtcctgctctccctccagTTTCCAAATGGCACATAACTGTAAAACAACTttgcttctctctcctctgtttgggAATATGGAGTGACAGATAACGATATTACTCAAATAACCAAGATAAAAACTGCCTTAAACAATTGTTCAAAAATCAACGGATATAATACAGTTTCAGATTATACTTTCCGTGAAATCCTTTCACTGGAGGGTCGGGTGAGAACAACTCTGATAATAGTGTTaccatttttattatttttatttatttcacctttatttaaccaggtaggcaagttgagaacaagttctcatttacaattgcgacctggccaagataaagcaaagtagtttgacacatacaatgacacagagttacacatggagtaaaacaaacatacagtcaataatacagtataaacaagtctatatacgatgtgagcaaatgaggtgagataagggaggtaaaggcaaaaaaaggccatggtggcaaagtaaatacaatatagcaagtaaaacactggaatggtagatttgcaatggaggaatgtgcaaagtagaaataaaaataatggggtgcaaaggagcaaaataaattaattaattaaatacagtagggaaagaggtagttgtttgggctaaattatggctgggctatgtacaggtgcagtaatctgtgagctgctctgacagttggtgcttaaagctagtgagggagataagtgtttccagtttcagagatttttgtagttcgttccagtcattggcagcagagaactggaaggagaggcggccaaagaaagaattggttttgggggtgactagagagatatacctgctggagcgtgtgctacaggtgggagatgctatggtgaccagcgagctgagataaggggggactttacctagcagggtcttgtagatgacatggagccagtgggtttggcgatgagtatgaagcgagggccagccaacaagagcgtacaggtcgcaatggtgggtagtatatgggactttggtgacaaaacggattgcactgtgatagactgcatccaaattgttgagtagggtattgggggctattttgtaaatgacatcgccaaagttgaggattggtaggatggtcagttttacaagggtatgtttggcagcatgagtgaaggatgctttgttgcaaaataggaagccaattctagaattaattttggattggagatgtttgatatgggtctggaaggagagtttacagtctaaccagacacctaagtatttgtagttgtccacgtattctaagtcagagccgtcctgagtagtgatgttggacaggcgggcaggtgcaggtagtgatcggttgaagagcatgcatttagttttacttgtatttaagagcaattggaggtcacggaaggagagtggtatggcattgaagcttgcctggagggttgttaacacagtgtccaaagaagggccagaagtatacagaatggtgtcatctgcgtagaggtggatcagagactcaccagcagcaagagcgacctcattgatgtatacagagaagagagtcggtccaagaattgaaccctgtggcacccccatagagactgccagaggtccggacagcagaccctccgatttgacacactgaactctatcagagaagtagttggtgaaccaggagaggcaatcatttgagaaaccaaggctgtcgagtctgacgatgaggatgtggtgattgacagagtcgaaagccttggccagatcaatgaatacggctgcacagtaatgtttcttatcgatggcggttaagatatcgtttaggaccttgagcgtggctgaggtgcacccatgaccagctttgaaaccggattgcatagcagagaaggtatggtgagattcgaaatggtcggtaatctgtttgttgacttggctttcgaagaccttagaaaggcatggtaggatagatatagatctgtagcagtttgggacaagagtgtccccccctttgaagagggggatgaccgcagctgctttccaatctttgggaatctcagaagacacgaaagagaggttgaacaggctagtaataggggtggcaacaatttcggcagataattttagaaagaaagggtccagattgtctagcccagctaatttgtaggggtccagattttgcagctctttcagaacatcagctgaacggatttgggagaaggagaaatggggaaggcttgggcgagttgctgtgggtgtgcagtgctgttgaccggggtaggggtagccaggtggaaagcatggccagccgtagaaaaatgcttaatgaaattctcaattatggtggatttatcagtagtgacagtgtttcctatcttcagtgcagtgggcagctggaaggaggtgttcttattctccatggactttacagtgtcccagaacttttttgagtgctgcaggaagcaaatttctgcttgaaaaagctagccttggcttttctaactgcctgtgtataatggtttctagcttccctgaacagctgcatatcacgggggctgttcgatgctaatgcagaacgctaTAGGATGTTTtcgtgttggttaagggcagtcaggtctggggagaaccaagggctatatctgttcctggttctaaatttcttgaatggggcatgtttatttaagatggttagatccaggcatcctctactgacgggatgagatcaatatccttccaggataccccggccaggtcgattagaaaggtctgctcgctgaagtgtttcagggagcgtttgagagagagagagaagaacagcaGAGAGTGAGtgttagagagtagagagtgttaCAGTCCCAGTGACAATATGGACCTGGCTTTGGGCGAGTCAGAGTCAGGTGTAACATGGCTGCCCTCTAGACAACTGAAATACATAAACTGGTTTGATTAATAGTTCAGGAGGGTCAAGTGTCAGGGGTTAGCAGACCCCACCGGCCCTCCCTGGTGTGGACTCTCAGACGAAGGGTCGGCCAATCACAGAGCAGTTCATCAGTGACTCTGTTTGGAAACTTGTGCCTTACCTGCTCCACTCAGAATGAGTAATGAAAGCAAATGTCACAAGTGGCATTCCAAAACATCCAATAGGTGAAAAATGTGATTTCTAAATTAACACAAATGATCAATTGTAGGGGCCGAGTAAACATTGATTTTCCATTATGTTGAAAATAAAATCCAAGTAAATTAGCATACTGTATTCATTATGAATAAACCATGCAATAAAAAAAGTAGATTTCACATGATACATTTTTGGTGCGATCAATGGAATCACAAACCCTGTTAGGAAATGCCTGATGAAATTTGAATTTGTAATGTGATAATTGAATAGGCCTACCGAAATGACAAATCCGTACTTTACTCTCgtatgtcagcctacacaccttTGTATGGAATTTTAATGTTGATCATTACTTTAAAGTTGTCAAAGAATAACTATATTTACCATTTATTCAGTGTAAGGCTAAGctaaaaacagaaaacatagtCCAACCTATGAAAACCAACACCAGTCAGGATCTGATccaaaaacacaacacacagcgaAAAGGATTAGAGTAAAGAACTTGACTGACGATAACCTGAATGCGGTTTCCAGTTCCACCTTTTGATAACCATTCAGCTGTGTAACACACTGTATCATGTTCCAGCTCTGGCTTAGTGTATCAAAGCAGCTCCCAGCATCTGGTGAAGGGTGGAGCTGTCATAGCTGTCTCATCAAATACACACACCAACGACTGACAGGTAGGTTGGATCATTTTAGGCCTCAGAATAGGGACAATACCGTAGCCTAAGGCACTGCGGCTATCCCCTCTTTGTAATGGAAACATCTAGAACGTCAACGCTACGGAACAGAACAGACAGGCCATGCCAAATAATGCTTTGATATTCTACTTGTAGAATGCACCTGTGCATCATTGGCAGTTCGTCATTGTTCCTGCCGGTTTTACGTGTTTGCACAGCTGCCTGACTTGACTGTTCTTTGGAAGGTGTTTGAACGTTGTTGTATCTGAAAGGTAAAGGTTAAGTCTAGCCAAAATATTAGGGTGGATAGATTTACAGTATAAAGTTAGAGTAAAATCTCAAACTGAGTAACTCAAAGGTGGAGAGGCATAGCCTTTACATATTTTGTTTGCCCATAGTCCATACGGATTTGCCTGCTTGTAAAATCACACCTCTTTGTCTTTACATGCAAAAGACAGGTCAGTGATtaagatacagtatatttacCTTGTAATAAATATGTTTTGGATAGGTCTTAATTGGCCTCCTCTAtgatagtgtaatgtaatgttgggCTATTACTGAGTATACTGTACTAGTGTATTTACTTTCTTTTTAGTGTCACATAAACACCGGATAGGTGTTTTACGGTGTCAGCCATTGTAATAAGGGGCCTGGAGCAAATTAAGGTTAagagccttgctcaagggtacatcaacatattttttacTGTTGGCTCGGTATTCGAACCAGTGCActatcggttactggcccaacgctcttacgGTTAGGCTGCCTTGTCTTAACGAACAAGGGGAAATCCAAAACGAGGCTCTCTCAATGCAGATGAGAATATTAGCCTCTTAGACTATAAAGTATTATTCACCCCCACCACCAAAACGAACACTTTAACCGTAAACAGCGCTGCAAAAACAACAAGGCTACTGTACCATTTCGAACTGCTTCTTGTCTATCATCCACCCACAAGGGCCGCGTGCGGTGGACGGGTGAACACCCGCGAAATTCACTGAACTAACTCCTGAGGCAAACGGAACCAGGTAATCTCAATGGCTTTTCTAACAAACAATAACAGTAGGCCCCATTTGCTTTGTATCTATTACCGGCATTTTATCTGACATCGTTTGTTATTCTGACCTTAGAGAAAATAGGTTTGCCTTACCTGGCTTTTAGCTTGCAAGGTGGTTCGTGGCAGATAGTCTGGCAGGAAGCAGAGGGTCGCCATAGTAGTTAGCTAATTTAGCTAGCCCAAAAAATGTAACGTTGCCAATGTTTATTGTTCCACTAAAATATTACCTCTTGCGTCTGGTGATATTTTAattagaaattgtgcaccaataatttaattttaaaagcctgttatatgaATTGAAGTGCCATTTAAAATAGACCACGTGTACAATTCAATCAATTAGATTAACATGAATAAGGGCTTGATAAAATGCCCAAATTCAGGATTTTGACATGCCCTCTGTCAACACTGTCTCTTCTAGAAAGATTTTAACCCATTTAATCccaacatttctcccaaattACACCACCATTGTAAaaccctagttattttgttgctttgacaaagtcatttctgaagatcattatttatttaatgtgattagtgattaatttacgtcagtccctcattttaaggtcaactcAAGTTTCATGAACTGAACACTCTTGAAACTAGtacttttaaagtatttttaaaaagaaacattgaacatctaatagttaAATCATAGAGTAGCAGCAGGTGTACGTACTGGTTCTATTCTATGTCAAATGTTGGGtattttgtggtggaaaactgagcgggATGAGCATAACAACCTGTTACccatagacaggctagaaatgttttaacaattataattttttaaagcttgcattcaattgacAATCCTGTTAtgatcaaccctgttacagtcaaccctgttatggtcaaccgtgttactttatttggcacttactgtagttttactatttttgtatttatccacttgagatgggaaaacatgttttttatgaaGTTTAACATTTTCTCTTTATGACAATGTTAAAATGAGGTAAAATCAAAAGTTTGTTTTGCccaagttacacttctcaaaaggcagTGAATTGATGGAATGACCCATTTACTAACTCACACAGGTAGAATATATGACACGTGTGTTTTCTATTAAATTTATTTCAGCAACTTAGACCTTAGAACTGGATAAACACTTGGAAAATGGCATACAGCAGGCAAGCTAAGGACTTTGTTGCCATTTCTGATTTACATCCAAATACAACACATCCGGTGAGTCATGTGATATGATACAATTGTTACAGTAACCTAACTTGTGGGTGGATACAACTGTCTTGAAAAAAATGATTCAACCAATTTGATATCTTGAAGTGAAATAAACTGTTAAGACTACAACAATCATGTTGAATTGTGACTGTTGTATTGATTAGGCTAAGTTGGTTTGAAGCATACAAAATGTTGAAATATCTATTCTGTTTTTCAGAGAGTGGCTGGAGTCATCATTGGAAAAACTGATGTCAAAAGCTTTCCAGACAGGAAAAGTTGAGGATTCAATTTCATTATATTTCCCCCATCATTTAATATTGGTGCATACTGGCATCAAATAGTCTAAATACAACGTCCAAGTATTCATGTAGTATCACTGGTATCAAATGCCTTTGTCCTCCCAAAACATAGACTTATCCCCAAGGCATGCCTACGCTGTAGCCGACTGTGCTCAAGTTTATGGCTTGCTCACTAGAACGCTCTACTGGCAGTTTTCTGAACTGATCTCTGGCATTTCAGGTATTGGTTTTGACAGATTCACTTTCGGCTTCACAATCAAGGACTCGCCAGACTATTTCATTAATGTATCCTTGTGGGGCAACGATGGGTACATCAATGGACTCTCTAACAGCTTCCGCATAGGAGACTGTGGTAAGATTATGCATCAATTAAATTCTATGAAGATGTAaaataatacatcatgtagaaACAATGTGTTCGTCTTTTTGATAATTACACTAATTTATCTGTATTTTACCCCCTTCAGTTATTATAGAAAATCCTTTAGTTGCTACCAAAGATCCTGAGAAAGAGGATAGATTCTGCCCCTCAACTCCCAGGTGCAGTGTACTGAGTGGTTAGTTCTCTTTTTGAACATGACTATACTCTAGTAATACAAGTAACAAAACCAATTTCTCTGTTTCAGCTTCTACAGGTTGCTGGTGAGTGAAGCTCACTCCCAGCTATCAATAGGCTCTGACATAGAGATGATGAACAGGCTGCTGCCTCTGCTCCACCTGCCTGTGAAGGACTCCCGGGACTTCTACTCTTTGGGAGACATCGTGGCCAACGGACAGAGCCTGGACAGGACCATCATTAACATACTCGCCGCCGTTCGGTCGGTAAGATCTGAGAGTGCATAGAGTAAAGTAGGTCTTGAGGAGGGTAGTATCCGGTACACTAGTGTGACTTTAGACTATCATTATATAGTTGTATCTATTAATATAGGAGCCACAAACTAGGCCCTATTTTCACATGTCCAGTGGCATAAGTACCATATGTATTGGAAAAGCTAAAAGCATTTCCAAATCACTATTTCTGCCCTCCAGATTGCAGAGCCAAAGTTTTTCACCACGGCGGACGGACGCAAAGGGCAGAGGCTAGAAGTGAAGCTCTTTGATGATTCTGTCACATCTTTTCCCTTAGTATGGTAGGAATTGTACCACTGTACCCCACATGTCTTCAatatccccatcctctcccctgaGTTAACATAACCTTTGTATCACACAGCTGGGACAGAGAGGCCATTCAGCTAGTTCAGACTCTGATACCAAGAGAAACAGGTTGGTATACAGTGGACTCTAATTCTTTTTGAAATGGAAAAGTGAGATTTTGTGTTTGTTTTAAAATGTCATTGACTGAATAAGACTTTTTTGTGTACTTTAAGTGCTCTTTATCTCGGATGCCAGGATTGGTTTTGACAGCTTCCGGAACTGCATGACAGCTACAGTCAATTCTAAAACCATAATCACTGTCAACCCGGGTAAGGATATCACTTTATTTGGATTGATCACATCTGTTTACAACACATTCTCCATTGAGACACAGTAGACAATTGTTTTCAAATAGAATATTTTAATTTTCCAGTACCTTATGCTGTAATTAATGTGATTCTGTTTTGAGATACATAAGATACAAAGGAAGCTAGCCTTCTGTTCAGCTATGCCAAAGAGGTCTCTGAGTCTGGTGTGTTGCTTGAGGATGACAGGCCTGGAGATGTGCCTGGTAGGTAACAACCATGACTGTAGTATTATCATACGCGCGTAGTATTATCATACAATTGAGACTttgcacattttttaaatttaactaggcaagtcagttaagaataaattcttatttacaatgacggcctaccccggccaaacctggaccaattgtgcgctgccctatgggactcccaatcacggccggatatgatgcagcctggaattgaaccagggactgtagagacacctcttgcactgagatgcagtgcattagacagctgtgccactcaggaaccCAAATCAAGAGAAGAAGAGGCAAAGCAAGAAGTTTAACTCCACCCAAAATCTGTTAATGAAAATAAGACCGTGAAGTGAGGAATTTTCAATGAAAGAATGTcaaatttggtcaacaaaaactGGAATTGCTAATTTGCTACGTAAGGTTTATTTGATCTAATAGAAATTTGGTAATGGTTAGGTTGGTACGAATGCACACTGATATAGGTGGACGCGCGTGGAATTTCGACAACTTCTGAAAGAAACGACTTTATATTGGAGTGTTGCCTGTTGTTCACATGCGtgtctgccctctcattggctagaatggctCCACCTGATCTCACTTCCTATCacctgccttccatctttgaggacatgtgtttccattgttagagcggtagggttgcaaaattctagGAACGtccaataaattccctggttttcccaaAATCCCGGTTGGATCAATCGCAGatatcaggagggaataagcagaagGGCCGGTATCCTCCAtccgggatttctggaaaaccatggaatttattgaaagttccccGAATTTTGCATATAGAACAGTCACTCGACTATCATGTCAATATAATTTTTCTTATTATTAtacctttatttcaacaaggaacaGACTGAGACCAAGGTATCTTTCACAGCTGGGCCCTGTGTATacatgtttacacatacagttgaggtacaatgattaagaaactacacaagacaaacaaatcgatcacagataacacaaaaaaaatacagcaacagattacatttacacacatgttattcccctaacagcacAAGAACTTGCATTACCCGAAACAGTTACaagcaatacaaaaataaaaatcctccaataaatatttaaaatgggCAAGGGGGACAAGAGTCTCAATAATAGGTCATCTTTGGTTAGGTCTACATGTATGATTCTCTGTTATTGATgccactgttctcctctctccagtggATTCTATCAGTGATGTGTATACAGTGAGCCAGCTCAAACTCAAAGCCCAGGAGAACCCGGAGGTGTTCTGTGGAATCACCTACAGCTTCATCTCCAAACTAGATCTAGACGCCTCTGTCTCCAAAGTCATCAGAAGCAGGTGGTAAGTTTAAACAGTGGATACACTTTGACACATGATTATTGAATTCACCATTTCTCAACAAATCCCACATTTTCTGACTACACATTTCATCTCATTGAAACGTAACTACATTAGCACCGTTTCTTTTTCCTGATTTACATATTGGTGCTGGTCTCCTCCCTGCTCAGTTCCAAGTGCAGGTACCAGGTGAATGAGGAGATTCAGAGCTGCTCCAACACAGCCTGCCCTGGGGGAGACCAGCCTCTGACTGTGACCACAGGGTTTGATCTTCTGGTGGATGTGACAGACCACACAGGAACCCTGCAGTCCTGCTCCCTGAACGGCACTGTCGCAGAGAAGACTCTGGGATGCAATGTGAGGggaaatacaatatataataag
Proteins encoded:
- the LOC135511583 gene encoding meiosis-specific with OB domain-containing protein-like → MAYSRQAKDFVAISDLHPNTTHPRVAGVIIGKTDVKSFPDRKSIGFDRFTFGFTIKDSPDYFINVSLWGNDGYINGLSNSFRIGDCVIIENPLVATKDPEKEDRFCPSTPSFYRLLVSEAHSQLSIGSDIEMMNRLLPLLHLPVKDSRDFYSLGDIVANGQSLDRTIINILAAVRSIAEPKFFTTADGRKGQRLEVKLFDDSVTSFPLVCWDREAIQLVQTLIPRETVLFISDARIGFDSFRNCMTATVNSKTIITVNPDTKEASLLFSYAKEVSESGVLLEDDRPGDVPVDSISDVYTVSQLKLKAQENPEVFCGITYSFISKLDLDASVSKVIRSRCSKCRYQVNEEIQSCSNTACPGGDQPLTVTTGFDLLVDVTDHTGTLQSCSLNGTVAEKTLGCNPEEFVSLTEDERTAMKWKILLERCKVYIKITPSPKSRSGMRGNVLQCSLADPGEVKQNMSALQ